In the genome of Marinomonas algicola, the window TGATTTACCTGATGAGCATGTTTGGTCAACGGAAAAATATTTAAACCATGTGCCTTCTTTATTTGCGGCTGTGCGAGAAGAATTCGGTGAAGATTTGCATATATTACATGATGTTCACCATAGATTGACTCCGATACAGGCGGCTCGATTAGGTAAAGCCGTCGAGCCCTATCATCTATTTTGGCTTGAAGATTGTACACCGGCAGAGAATCAATCGTCGTTTGAACTGATTCGCCAACATACAACAACACCGCTGGCTGTTGGAGAAGTTTTTAATAGCCTGCATGACTGCCAAGACCTTATTCAAAAACACCTTATTGATTACATTAGAGCCCCTATTTCTCATGCTGGAGGCATTACTAATGTGCGTCGTATCGCGGACTTTGCGGCTATTTTTCATGTTAAGACAGGCTTCCATGGTGCGACAGACCTCTCTCCTGTTTGTATGGGCGCTGCGCTGCATTTCGATACTTGGGTGCCGAACTTTGGCATTCAAGAGCACATGCCTCATACCAAGGAAACCGATTTAGTTTTTCCTCATGCTTATGAATTTAAAGATGGCTTTTTCACGCCTGGCGAGGTTCCTGGTCATGGTGTCGATATAGATGAAGAACGTGCCGCGAAATACCCTTATAAACCTGCTTATCTTCCGGTCAATCGCCTAGAAGATGGCACCTTGTGGAATTGGTAGAAAATTATGAAAGCGTTTC includes:
- the manD gene encoding D-mannonate dehydratase ManD, which codes for MIIRSAKVIVTCPGRNLVTLKIETDEGVHGIGDATLNGREKSVVSYLEDHVIPTLIGKDPQRIEDIWQYLYRGAYWRRGPISMTAIAAVDVALWDIKAKLADMPLYQLLGGKSREKVMVYGHATGIDIDSCLEEVRKHVELGYKAVRVQCGIPGVATTYGVTKEVGKPYEPADSDLPDEHVWSTEKYLNHVPSLFAAVREEFGEDLHILHDVHHRLTPIQAARLGKAVEPYHLFWLEDCTPAENQSSFELIRQHTTTPLAVGEVFNSLHDCQDLIQKHLIDYIRAPISHAGGITNVRRIADFAAIFHVKTGFHGATDLSPVCMGAALHFDTWVPNFGIQEHMPHTKETDLVFPHAYEFKDGFFTPGEVPGHGVDIDEERAAKYPYKPAYLPVNRLEDGTLWNW